The Ostrinia nubilalis chromosome 15, ilOstNubi1.1, whole genome shotgun sequence region AACTGGATTTAGTTTACATACAAACAGTACATTTTCAGGTGGAGCTATGTCGGCATCAGGCAAGTCACCAACAATTTCCAAGATGGTAGCTCGAGCTTTAGCCTCTTTTTCTTCAATAATTTCTTGAATTTCTGCAGCAGATTTACCTTCAGTTTCATCGAGCTCTTCGTCAGGAGCTATTCGGCCTCCTTTCAACCTTTCCGCACTGGGAGAAGGTGACCGGGATGGTGCACGAAATCCTTTAGGATCACTGAATGGATCATCTAAAACAACTGTGTGAGTAATTCGCACGTCTTGGTAAGGTCTATGAGTCTCATCACAGATTGCCTCGTTTAATTTACGCAAAACTTCATGACCCTCAGTAACCTCGCCAATCACACAGTGTATGCCGTCTAAGGAATCTAATTCTGAGCCAAGAGTGAGGAAAAATTGCGACCCTACCATCATATCATCTGTGCACACCATTGATAGTAATCCAGCGCTCGTATGACGAATTTTAGGCATTTTCTCGCCGGAGAAGAAACGTTTCTCTGGACCCTCCAAAAGACCAAAAATAGACTCACCGCCTGACCCCTCGCCAGAAGGGTCGCCAGTCTGCGCTATAAATCCACTTCTTATTGTGTGAAATAGGTTGAAGTTGTAGTATTTCATCTTGCATAGTTTCAGAAAGTTGAGACATGTCACTGGACGTTGTTCTAAGTACAAATCCACGGTGATGTCACCAAGAGTCGTCTCTATTACCACCGCCATTTCAAAAGGGAGTATTATTCCttgaagataattttaaaaggcACTATTTAACATTATTACTATCGATGTTTTTGTAGCAATATTTTTGACACATCATACAAATTCTAAcctcaaattatattttttaattttcgtgCGTCAGTCGCAGGgtacggaaacttccatactacgatcaaacttgcttccaaacagcgacttcagtcgataaattccaatacttttttttttttctttctcccccccctccatgtccttgccatgatcacaaattattgtgttcctactaaatttcttctaaatcggttcaacgattcttgaaataacaccattttataaaaaaattggtcacatcatcataaggtgatcaattttacgattggccacgatataaatgcatattagtgttaaatatgatttattacttattaatcaataaacttaaatgagaaaaattcaataaaaataaagaaaagataccaattgaaataattataaaattatttgttttcacccggtgtaaacacccacgggtggaatgaaacgggtttttattgggtttttaccctcatgtgggtttttacccgggtggaaacccatctctaaattcgcaatagatatgatgccaatcgccccagtgttcgtctacgatctgattgaacttaatgttagcattgtagtcatccttatgtatgtctaggttgaaatgaattgtcggagtaagaataagggattcaaaatttacagaaaatatcggaagaaaggaggttctgtggactggggcttggattgatataaatttacgaaaactaataattacacaaggaggagatttacgtgaccaataagaggaagtatcaattaaatcattaagtctgttgagtttgctatatataggatggtcagcaaattgaagtacacggaaaagatacttgtcacataaatattggcggcgtaatttcaatgggggctcaacacattcagcttgcaaggcattgattggactcgatttcatagcaccagctataatccttagcgctttagattgaatcgcatccaatttacttaaaccaactaaattacaaggctctagatagaaactgccatagtcaaatacacttcttataatagcattgtataaaagtcttaatgacgctgggtgagcaccccaccagactccagaaacacatcttaaaatatttaaaagcttttcagattttgcagcaatgctataacaatgaggaagcaatactttttaactaccctaaaacgctttagatgtcgctgctcctgtttccttcatattttcatttttttcttaattaaaatatatttcagaatattgttaattacaatgtgaaaactttttttaaaatgaaattaatttgttttaatttaaaactgaacggtgacattttttgttataatttacataatagagtagtagaaattactatttaacatatggcaactttgtttttcctccaaaatggccggtgttgtttttgttaggttgaatgcattcttgttttcttagccatcgtttatgagttctgtggccctattaaagtattgaagagtcgagtcaaattcaagttcattccttcgtacctgctgctgttctggttcatcggagttttgttcgttccttcgtgaatcgcgaagaaactttctgttatgttcacaagtgatctgagttttctcaaagtgcaaatgcttttttagtgttgttgaaaactttgcgaaaagacgcttttggtgtataatattatgtgtgttcataaataaagtaaaattattaaattgaaaagtttttgtttatttgcatttccatgtgcaatgtagaatttttccaaatccattgttttgaaaataatacaatacgtacaccataaagataaatattttcaaaataatggatttgaaaaaattctacattgtacatcataaaaacaataattctttgaaggttatgagggcctatgtgtgcgtgaactgtgtgtatgtgtgcgtggactttatgtatgtatgtgtgcgtgtactatgtgtctatgtgagcgttacgtacgtaggttaagtacagcgaatttaacaccaggctgtcaattagtaggctcaaaaatttgacagagagggttctctatttcctatgtattacttttctctatggtcaGTCGCgtccaaagagcataaaagagtaagagacggcactccatagatattttttgagctcacgcacacatatgcattttagagaacgacccgcaaatctttaccaaccgcacaaactacaggcggagctaccaacataatgccttattttctgacagtattagtgacatatgatatctagtataggaaccttcaatattttagtgattactatttttattttatactatgtgtaagtaaaacgaagttttgtaacgtaaattatttatttcgaaataaaataggtatattacaataagtattgaacatgacatagcagttgtaggcatgaggaattattgaaaattataacaaagtacagaaatgataattttgtaaacttttattttcacaactttttctaagaaaaaataggatttttatttataaacatctttaattttcttatcagctgatcgaacctcagcctcaagattacttttcaatgctttgttgctgtgcttttttacttttgtcagcaaaattgttttcactttgtatgaagctgtcattaatgattttacaactttttcttagaaaaaggtaacttaatattttaaacatcttatcataaatttctttattatgttgttgacatttaaaccaactaaaattacaatttgtactcaacattaagaaaatgaattttccaacattttccatatatatctggtcggcaatatggtcatgataaaattgtttagcttcatttacggtggtacataattgaattgttggataaacgagactttttttatcatgccaccattcgcgaagagatatatatgcatacaaatcattgtcaacaggagttttcacgctcaaacactcttcacaaattaaacaagaactgttctgtaatagtttggcagctaaatacccgcttacatatactactggttggttttcaaggctacacaaattttcaatgggctgttctaagttttcagggtccgggatagacaacacaggataaaattcagtgtctgtggaatcttgaacattaatttttatttctgttgtttttaaattagtttttaaaatgtctttatattccagcatatgtttattgttgtctgcttcacaattagcacttctgctatgaggcactttcagcccagtaaccatgcttgttttaagcgctgcagtaaagtgcgtgatagtgggatttctattggttacactgtgttgcctaatgattccaaataagttttccagagagtcttggttaaactgtctaaggttcatatatttaaacccttcattctttaacttttcccaaatatcgtttaaggatttgatagatatttgatatccctttacgcatttaacattttttagtatcgtgttttctgctgttataaattttatggtttttaacttatcagtataaaaggtccaagactcaatgtgattacttgatgtggaaacattttcccggatccctttctttacgtcatttaaagatgatggaccatttgtacaatcaaatagtttatctaactgttcaatcacaaatgctgtatcattgcaatcagaaacttctttccatgccatcatttttaaaatagctgccacggtattactcagagcatgcgcagcatacttcaccctcatcttagttttgaatgttggatttacaatggtactattcagttttttaatatttaaaaaatttctgttgtgttcttctgcaactaccttcgctatattccttattgttttttttgcattttgtaactgtcgccaaagcctcttctctttaattgtaaatgttgatgaagtgtctgtaataaaaacatttccattagtaaaaaaaacaacattaaagcaaattgaattgaatattggttaattaatcagcaattttacttagttttttaaattaggtatgttttatcttacctttcatttcaatgtttttcttaggtcttttataactgtggactaatatttctgcctgtgcatcttgatggcaaatgtttttatcatctgaaatattataaatatgcaaattagtttaaaatttattttgttgttttatgaaacatattatttccaaatcaatcaatcattatcaagttttaaaaaaatgcaaagacaggataatgatagctcttctcataaaatatgaagcgtgggcccaccttcaataacaatgacataatattaaattaaaggcatttagaggttttaatgttctgcattctggatgcggtctgcgggtatgtcaagacaatctgtaagtggtcgtgataaggcaatcagtcacgtgtgctttgcgttctttgttcgtatccgcacggtcaaatcgcattaatataaaatgtacagaaacctagaatgttgtacatataagttcattttgacctgactgcagactgcagaacgcatccagggtggcattctttagtttgagggaaggcatattttagaaggtaaataattagtttgtacacttaccatgagtaatgggtttataggtcatatgttctggtgcattggaagtagaaggaagaggttcaaaagttgttttcgcagaaataccagaatctggtatatccacagctcccaaacatgttgaatttagttgtttggttgtagttgtaaggggaactgaaagcagataatgaaatgtgaattgggtaataaaatgtcatgttcttacccaactttagggtacaatcagtctagtacatgtcttgctcacattaaaaattactagcttataaatattattaaactagctgacctggctaattaatgtagattgcctaaaatttttcaaattggtccggtactttttttgaagaatttgtattacacaaattactaaagtccctctaactcaacacacattctaagctaaattgtgttacgagtgggtttactacaatattcaagctgtggggttctaacccacactttaggctatcttggctcgagttacggagccgatcaaatacaaacaaacaattaaatatttcctttttatattattagtataattttagataaacatacctcgttcaactggatttgacttctttggaatgcaatatcaatgatcataaagaactgtaacaaagtatagatataattaataattgaaattatatattatttattgataagcatacaacacatgtttgtggttacaaagaaagaaccttgttaaattgcattcggttggtttgttttggaaaccaaagaaaattaattaagacatctaaagaaaaattgatagatagtaaattaaatttaaaaaaaataattgaagtcatcatcatacctgtcttgaggttttctttattggagtcttttacatgaagaggaaactctgtcaaaacttcatctggcaagatgggattgctcaattccagtgttggaatagctgagttcttcagccgagttcctttggcattgaaggattcaggagtgaagtgcccaccacaaacaaacttcagttggtgtaacttttcaataggtacatatgctaagtcttctaagccagcatttttaacccacattcgacaactgaaataagaaatacctattagaaaagaaaaagaataacaaactgaaatttattcatcaactaatttcttttagtattgttatgcaattcatttgcagagtacgaaacaaaatactgaaattaaaaattggttatggttatttactgtatgattaaaaatattaatcccagcctttaagtttacacaatcagtaaaattatcttgtaataaatgagtgttattagaaactcaccggtcagaatccagaggaaacctactcaaaagtaagggtgatccaccacgacttcgcctcttattacaaataacgcacttcttgttgtttctactctccattatcagtagaagcctaaaatgaaataggtattaattaaacaaagcctataatttctctccaaccagtgtcaatgccctggttcatgcatttaccagttttgaaagtacatttacattttcatcacatagggttgtttttaatgaataatagatttgtaatagatctaatatttcaagtaagtagataacatacccattaaacagaaaagtaaataagagtttaaacttctgtagaagttgaaacacagcttatttaaaagagtctctatctcacaaaaaacataacactgaacagcaaactttatcacgcccgatacggaggaacttaatcaactcaacgtaaacgacagaaaagtttatttacagtaatattgcaccaaatctgagaaaataacttcacacgaatcaattcgccggttaaaaactcaaactcaattgacagacattttttttcatttgtcaaactaacaatactaccaacataaggacactaacaattatttttagtatggtggtattgatccgcgggttcccctgctatagtgagatcaatccaaaatgcactttattgcttaagggataaggttgtatatcaattgctacatatagagactagtttttgtatgagaagtgtctacccactggtcGCGTCTTTTGTCTATGGTATTAGTGTTGTGTGTACTTAGCAATTTACGGTTTTAGTTATTTCGGTTATTTGCAATAAcgttacttagttattaaaatgagTGTGGACTGTGGACTcgtcaatattaaaaatgaagaaGTCCTAAAATTTTATAAACTTCCTATTTATAGAATGCTTAGCTTAGCACTGATGAGACAAATAATAGAAGTTTTGGGGTTTTTCTACTCATTTGTAATCTTGCCTTGATAGCGCTATCTAGACGATACGATTAGTACTGTAAAGCATAGCAATATGGTGCCAATTAGTTAGGTAATAGTCTCAATAATGTACAATAGATGTCACTAATccagaaataatatttttatagatgacccacgctgaactgtcccaacAAACTCAACGacagggggcgctaccatcgttcaact contains the following coding sequences:
- the LOC135078500 gene encoding THAP domain-containing protein 5-like; translated protein: MESRNNKKCVICNKRRSRGGSPLLLSRFPLDSDRCRMWVKNAGLEDLAYVPIEKLHQLKFVCGGHFTPESFNAKGTRLKNSAIPTLELSNPILPDEVLTEFPLHVKDSNKENLKTVLYDH